In one Gossypium hirsutum isolate 1008001.06 chromosome D09, Gossypium_hirsutum_v2.1, whole genome shotgun sequence genomic region, the following are encoded:
- the LOC107942213 gene encoding transcription repressor OFP6 codes for MSSNRRKLIFNTVSVSLGCSSCKKPKLTSFFNPKPKPKSGYYKTHSPYNYSSSSSSKKTTTQCSFSEYETAYSFSPSTGTPQYWDIDNDADQDANCSTATVQGFGRVGGESLAVEKDSDDPYLDFRHSMLQMILEKEIYSKDDLRELLNCFLQLNSPYYHGIIVRAFTEIWNGVFSVKPGASTKLHFGFRPRDL; via the coding sequence ATGTCAAGCAACAGAAGAAAGCTGATTTTCAACACAGTTTCAGTCAGCTTAGGGTGCAGCAGCTGCAAGAAACCCAAGCTCACTAGTTTTTTCAACCCAAAACCCAAACCAAAATCTGGTTATTATAAAACCCATTCTCCATATAACTACTCTTCTTCAAGCTCATCCAAGAAAACAACAACCCAATGTTCTTTCTCTGAATACGAAACTGCCTACTCCTTTTCTCCAAGCACAGGCACTCCCCAGTACTGGGACATAGACAACGACGCAGACCAAGACGCAAACTGTTCAACGGCGACCGTACAAGGGTTTGGCCGCGTCGGAGGGGAAAGCCTGGCGGTGGAGAAAGACTCCGATGACCCTTATTTGGATTTCCGGCACTCCATGTTGCAAATGATATTGGAGAAAGAGATATATTCGAAAGATGATTTAAGGGAGCTTCTAAACTGTTTCTTGCAGCTGAATTCGCCTTATTACCATGGGATTATTGTTAGAGCTTTCACGGAGATATGGAATGGGGTGTTCTCCGTCAAGCCTGGTGCTTCCACCAAGCTGCATTTTGGGTTCAGGCCACGTGACTTGTAG
- the LOC121220915 gene encoding HVA22-like protein j, translating to MLGEFIIRLLMLILGYACPAFECFKTVEKNKVEMQELRFWCQYWILLAFLTVFERIGDIFISWLPMYGELKLTLLIYLWYPKTKGSDYVYDTWLRPYMARHGTEVDKKVQEVRARAWDFALYYWQNCTELGQSKFWEMLQSPSLNMKKSKKTINRSTAESGNSGYEIPDSPSHSGIYQALLKLRRTKPHN from the exons atgttGGGTGAATTCATAATCAGATTGCTCAT GTTGATTCTTGGATATGCATGTCCAGCGTTTGAGTGCTTTAAAACGGTGGAGAAAAACAAAGTGGAGATGCAGGAACTCAGATTTTGGTGTCAATATTG GATCCTTTTGGCCTTCCTGACAGTCTTTGAGAGGATAGGGGACATATTCATTTCATG GTTGCCAATGTATGGGGAGTTGAAGCTTACGCTCTTAATCTATTTATGGTATCCTAAAACCAAG GGAAGCGATTATGTATACGATACCTGGTTGCGGCCTTACATGGCAAGACATGGAACAGAAGTAGACAAAAAGGTGCAAGAGGTGAGGGCTAGAGCATGGGACTTTGCGTTGTATTACTGGCAAAATTGCACTGAATTGGGGCAATCTAAATTCTGGGAAATGCTTCAATCACCCAGCTTAAACATG AAAAAGAGTAAGAAGACAATCAACCGTTCAACAGCAGAATCAGGCAACTCAGGATACGAGATTCCAGACTCCCCAAGTCATTCCGGGATCTACCAAGCTCTTCTAAAGCTTCGTCGTACCAAACCACACAATTAA